The segment TTAAGCATGTGACCCATATGTAAGACACCAGTAACATTAGGAGGAGGTATGACGACGGTAAAGGGTTCTCTTCCATCGGGTTTTGAACTAAATAATTTGTGGTCCATCCAATAGGCGTACCACTTCTCCTCAACATTAGCGGGATTATACTTACTTGCTAATTCCATATTAAATTAAATCAATTATATATTGGTATATTATAGAGTGCAAAATTAATAAATTAAAAGGAGAAACACGTCTTTGATTTATGTACTTTTGTTTAAACCCTATTAGAAGACAACTTAAATAATCAAAAATCATGCATACAAGAGAAGAAAAACTAGAAGCTTTTGGTCGTTTTCTAGATGTACTAGACGAACTACGAGAAAAATGCCCATGGGATAGAAAGCAAACCAATGAAAGTTTACGTCCCAATACGATTGAGGAAACTTATGAACTTTGTGATGCGTTAATGCGAAATGACCAAGAGGATATCTGCAAAGAGCTTGGTGATGTGCTTCTCCATATCGGATTTTATGCTAAGATAGGCTCCGAAAAAGAACAATTTGATATCAAAGATGTATGTGATAAGTTGTGTGAGAAATTAATATTCAGACATCCTCATGTCTTTGGCACAACTCAAGTACACGGTTCTGACGAAGTAGAATCAAACTGGGAAGAGTTGAAGTTGAAAGAAAAAGGAGGGAATAAACGAGTACTAAGTGGCGTTCCTGATGCTCTGCCTGCATTAATCAAAGCCTACCGAATACAAGATAAAGCTAGAAATATAGGCTTTGACTGGGAGGTAAAAGAACAAGTATGGGATAAAGTAAAAGAAGAGTTTAATGAGCTTCAAGTAGAGATTCAACACATGGATAAGGCTGAAGCGGAAAAAGAATTTGGGGATTTATTTTTCAGTATTATCAATGCTGCTCGAAAATATGGCATCAATCCAGAAAATGCCCTAGAACTCACCAATCAAAAATTTATTCGCAGATTTAATTACTTAGAAGATCATACCCTAAAAGAAGGTTTAAATTTACATGAGATGAGCCTATCTGAAATGGATAAAATATGGGATGAAGCAAAATCTAAAGGATTATAAAAACCATTTTAGAGACCTTGTAGCTCACAGAAATGCACCAGTTTGGACCGAGCATAATATTCCGCCTATTTTCTATGCATTTTTCTATACAACATGCTATCAAGTAGCAGATTAGAGAATACTTTGAATAAATCAAAATAAGATCTTAACACCGATAAGACATTACTCTGACACCGACATGTCATTCTCATGTCGGTGTCAAAAAAAACAGAGTATCTTAAAACAGCTTGTAAACTTTTAACACTTCGGATAAATATATCCGGGAAATACATAACAACATCGTATGCTTTAATGTTAGTAATTAGTAACTGTATAATAAATTACTAACTATGAAGTATAGAATCGAAAAAGACACAATGGGTGAAGTAAAAGTTCCTGCAGATAAATACTGGGGAGCCCAAACTGAAAGATCAAGAAACAACTTTAAAATAGGACCATCGGGTTCTATGCCCAAAGAGATTATTTATGCCTTCGCCTATCTAAAGAAAGCAGCTGCCTACGCCAATTGTGACCTAGGAGTATTACCTACTGAAAAAAGAGATTTAATAGCCAAAGTTTGCGATGAAATTCTTGAAGGCAAGTTAGATGACCAGTTTCCTTTAGTAATTTGGCAAACAGGATCGGGAACTCAAAGTAACATGAATGTTAATGAAGTGATATCCAAGAGAGCTTCTATTTTGGCTGGACATAGTATAGATGAAAAGAGTTTAATTCACCCCAATGATGATGTAAACAAATCTCAATCGTCAAATGATACCTACCCTACTGCATTAAATATTGCAGCTTATAAAAAGATTATTGAAAAAACATTGGTGGGTGCTTCTGCATTACAAGATGCTCTAGATAAAAAAGCTAAGGCTTATAAGGACATCGTTAAAATAGGAAGAACACATTTACAAGATGCCACTCCATTAACACTAGGACAAGAGTTTTCTGGTTATGCCATGCAAGTGTGCAATGCCATTAAAGCGATAGAAGTAACTCTTCCTCATTTATCTCAACTTGCCTTGGGCGGAACAGCTGTAGGTACAGGATTAAATGCACCCAAAGGATATGATGTAAAAGTAGCAGAGTATATTTCTAAGTTTACAGGAATCCCATTTATTACTGCTCCCAATAAATTTGAAGCTTTGGCAGCCAATGATGCAGTAGTAGGCACTCATGGAGCCTTAAACCAACTAGCTGTAGCTCTATTTAAAATAGCTCAGGATATTAGAATGTTAGGCTCAGGTCCACGCTCAGGCATAGGTGAATTGCATCTTCCCGAAAATGAACCAGGTTCATCTATCATGCCAGGTAAGGTAAACCCAACACAAAATGAAGCTTTAACAATGGTTTGTGCTCAAGTAATGGGGAACCAAACGACTATAACATTTGCTGGTGCTAATGGTAATTATGAACTAAACGTATTTAAGCCTGTTATTGCAGCCAACTTCTTACAGTCGGCAGAACTATTAGGCGATGCTTGTATATCTTTTACAGAACACTGCGTAACTGGCATTGAACCCAACTTAAACAGAATTAAGGAGCTTGTAAACAACTCTCTTATGCTTGTTACGGCTTTAAATACACATATAGGGTATGAAAAATCTGCTCAAATAGCAAAGACTGCTCACAAAAATGGAACGACACTAAGAGAAGAAGCGATCTCCTCTGGCTTCCTAACAGCTGAAGAGTTTGACAAATGGGTAAAACCTGAAAATATGGTAGGTAATTTAAAGTAGATGAGATACCAAAAAGGACTGCAATTGCAGTCCTTTTTTCAATTTGAATTTCTATTCTTTCCTCCCCTACCTCTTTGATGCATTCCTCTTATAATTTCTCTATGGAATTTAGCCTCAGCCTTCATTACATCATAGATCTTTTGGTTGGATATGATATCCTTATATTTTTTATAGTATTCTAGTTCTAATTCAGCATTCTCTTTTCGGAGCAAATAGATTTTAGTAAGGGTTTCATCATACTCTTTTTCTGTCAATCCATTTTTCGCACTTTTCATTAATCTATTAATTTCCTTACCATTCTCCCGTTTTTTACTTTGTAACTCAAAAAACAGCTTAAAGAAAGCACTTGATTCAACAGTTGTTAAACCAGCTTGCTCGGTGATATACTCCTGCTGCTTCTTGTTAAACTCCTGAGGTGACAATCTTTGTGGACATACGGCATTAGCTTTTAATACAGTAAAAGAGCTAAGTACTATAATAAAACAAGCAATATATTTTTTCATAATAATATTATTATTCTGAATAATTAGTTAAATACACGTGTAAGGAATAATCATCAAACAGAGCCCCATCAACCGTTTCTTGAATAAATTCATCGGAAACGTCTTCAATATTATAATTAGTAGCTAAATCAATCATTTTCTCTTTTTGAGGCATCATTACTCTTATGATTAAAGCTGCACCAATAAATACAGCAGCCAAATAAACAAGAGGTTTCAGTTTATCCCATCGAGTAACACTTGGCAGCTCTTGCTCTATCAATTCTTTTTTAGGGAGCTGACTCATTATGTTATCTGTTAGACTATCAAAATAATCCTCTGGTACACGGAAAGTATCTTTACTTTTTAAATCATCTATCTTTTTCATATCTATATACCTCCTCTTTATAGTTAGATAAGAATTATAGTAAAAGGTTTAATCAAGGTTGCTAATAAATTCTTCAATCTTTTTTACGGCATGATGATAGGACGCCTTTAAAGCTCCTACTGTCGTTCCCAAAATTCTAGAAATCTCTGTATACTTCAAGTCATCGTAGTATTTCATAAGAAACACAATACGTTGCTTATCAGGAAGCTTCATTATAGCTTTTTGAAGTTGTACATCCAACTCCTTACCATCAAAATAGGGATCACTCTTCAATACGTTTTCTAGTCCTAATTCTGGATTATCTATTTCGACAGAATATTTTTCTTTATGTTTTGAGATAAATGTTAAGCTCTCATTAACAGCAATCCGATACAGCCAAGTTGATAATTTAGCATCACCTCTAAAGGATTCTAGATTTAGCCAAGCTTTCAAAAATGTATTTTGGAGAACATCATCTGCATTTTCATGCGTAAGAACTATTCTTCTTATGTGCCAATACAAAGGCTTGCTATAGAGTGAAACAAGAGCTCTAAACCCTAATTCAAGAGTCTCTGGCTCCTGAATTAACAATATAATCTGCTCTTCATTAAAATTTTTCTCCATATTACTCAATTAGTAATTAAAACTATTCAACAACATAAGTTTTAAGTTCTTCGGCTATCTCTACAATAGGAAAAATAGCATTCGCTTCAGTCAATAATATATTTTCATTAGGATATCTTGCAGAAAAATGACCGATAAGTAATTGCTTTACCTCAGCTTTCAAAGCTATTGTTGCTGCTTGTTCAGCAGTAGAATGATAGGTTTGATTAGCTCTTACTTTCTCTGAGTTAGCAAAAGTTGCCTCATGAAACAATAAATCACACCCTTTTATTAATTCTATTATTGGTGGGTTATAAGCTGTATCTGAACAATAAGCATAACTTCTAGGCAATGCAGCTGGTTTTGTTAAAACAGCATTCGATATAACTTCACCATCAGGGGTAATATAATCAAATCCTGCTTTCAACCTATTCATTTCATAAGTAGGAACATTATAAAAATCGACCTGTTCTCTGATAATATGATTTAAACCAATCTTTTCTTGAAATAAAAAACCAGAACAAGGCATCCTGTGCTTTAAAGGAATGGTAGTAACCTGCAATGACCGATCTTCATAGATCAGTGAAGATTTTTTAGTGTCATATTCCTTAAAGAACACTTGGTAAGACAACGGATTACAAAAGAAGTCCAAAGCAGGTTTCATCACAGCCTCCAAACCTTTGGGAGCATGGATATATAAATCGGCTGTACGACCTAGTAATCCAAATGTAGAAATCAATCCCATCAGCCCAAAACAGTGATCTCCATGTAAATGGGATATAAAGATATGCCCTAGTCTAGAGAATTTCAACTTTGCTTTTCTGAATTGAAGCTGTGTACCTTCTCCACAATCTATTATAAACAGTTTATCCCTAAAATTTACGACCTGAGAAGTTTGGTTATGTTTTGTTGTTGGAAGTGCAGAGCCACAACCCAAGATAGTTACTTCAAATTTATCCATTAATTATCATTCGTTTTAACAAAGATAAAATTCTTTCTGGAGTTGATAAATAAAAAAGGCATTTACCGCTTGGTAAATGCCTTTATATACTTAATTAAAAGATATTCTAACAGAAATTAGTTTTTACCTTCTAATTTTTCTTTTAACTCAGCAAGTGCATCAATATCACCTAGTGTAGTTGAAGCAGCTTGGTTTTGCATTGGAGTATTATCTCTCTTAGGAGCAGATTTCTTAGAAGACTTTCTAACTTCTTGTCTATCTTCTTCTGGTTGAACAGCTGCATCTTCAAAAATACGGCTGTGAGAAAGAATAATACGTTTTGCATCCTTATTGAATTCGATAACCTTGAATTCTAGTTTTTCTTCAAGTTGAGCTTGAGAACCATCTTCTTTAACTAGATGTTTTGGAGTAGCAAAACCTTCAACACCATAAGGAAGAGCAATTACAGCACCTTTATCAAGCATTTCGATAATAGTACCTTCATGTACTGAACCTACAGTAAATACAGTTTCGAATACATCCCATGGATTTTCTTCTAGTTGTTTGTGGCCTAAGCTTAAACGACGATTTTCTTTGTCGATTTCAAGAACTACGATTTCAAGATCAGCACCTAGTTGAGTAAACTCAGATGGGTGTTTGATTTTCTTAGTCCAAGATAGGTCAGAGATGTGTACAAGACCATCTACACCTTCTTCGATTTCTACAAAGATACCAAAGTTAGTAAAGTTACGTACTTTAGCTACGTGTTTAGAACCAACAGGATATTTTTCTTCGATAGTTTCCCAAGGATCTTGTTTAAGTTGTTTGATACCTAAAGACATCTTACGTTCTTCACGGTCTAGAGTCAAGATAACAGCTTCTACTTCATCACCAACTTTCATAAAGTCTTGTGCAGAACGTAAGTGTTGTGACCAAGACATTTCTGAAACGTGGATAAGACCTTCAACACCTGCAGCGATTTCAACGAAAGCACCATAGTCAGCCATAACCACAACTTTACCTTTAACTTTATCACCAACTTTAAGATTTTCATCAAGAGAATCCCATGGATGAGGAGTAAGTTGTTTAAGACCAAGAGCGATACGTTTTTTCTGATCATCAAAATCAAGAATAACAACGTTCAATTTTTGATCTAGTTCAACAACTTCTTTTGGATCGCTTACGCGGCCCCAAGAAAGGTCTGTAATATGAATAAGACCGTCTACGCCACCAAGGTCGATGAATACACCATAAGATGTAATGTTTTTAACGGTACCTTCAAGAACTTGACCTTTTTCAAGCTTGCTGATAATTTCTTTTTTCTGTTGTTCAAGTTCAGCTTCGATAAGAGCTTTGTGAGAAACAACAACGTTTTTGAATTCTTGGTTGATCTTAACCACCTTGAATTCCATAGTTTTACCAACGAATACATCGTAATCACGAATAGGACGAACGTCGATTTGAGAACCTGGTAAGAATGCTTCAATACCAAATACGTCAACGATCATACCACCCTTAGTACGACATTTGATAAATCCTTTAATTACTGCTTCATTTTCTAGAGCTTCGTTAACACGCTCCCATGCACGAGCAGCACGTGCCTTTTTGTGAGACAAAACAAGTTGTCCTTTTTTGTCTTCCTGACTTTCGATGTATACTTCTACAGTATCACCAACTTTTAGTTCAGGATTGTAACGGAATTCATTTAGAGAAATGATACCATCAGATTTGTAACCGATATTTACAACAACTTCACGTTTGTTCATAGCAATTACAACACCGTCAACAACTTCACGTTCGCTTACTTTGTTTAAAGTGTCATCATAAGCTTTTGCTAGGCTTTCACGGTCAATAGCTGTAGTAGTTTCTCCGCTTTCGTAAGCATCCCAATTGAAGTCTTCAATAGGAGCTACATTTTTTAAATTTTCCATTAATAATTAATTGTTAATAAATACTTTAATTCGATTAGACATTATATTGATCTATAAATCGGGTGCAAAAATACAATTATTCGGGCAAACAACAAAAGACTATACCCTAAAAATCCACAAAAAGGCTAGATTATTAACTGATAAACAAATCTATAGTTCTATCTTTTCATAAATACCCCCATTATCAACAGATAGAATATTCATAAACAATTCTATCTATTAAATAATTCAAAGGTTATCTTGGCCCCCATTTTAAAGTTTTTCCAGTTTGAATTAGACACAAAGACTCCAAAATCAAAGACATGAGTCCCTATACCGTACCCCACTTCAATATAAGGCTGCAATTGATTCATTACCAAAGCATTTACATATATACGTTCATTTATAACCGAACGTGTATATTTACGTAAATGAGGCAATAATAAAAACGGAGCCTCATAAACCATATTACCACGTATATACCACTGAGAAGCATTATACCATCGACGATCTAATATTTGAAAAGCTCCACCAATGTCATCATTCCAACCTGCTGGTAAGTTATTCTTAGCAAAGTATACGAAGTCAACGAAGTACAATTGCTCTTGATTAGTAAACATACCTCCCCCTAAACGGGTATAAAGAGTCCTCATCATAGTAAGTGGAATTTTATACTGAATATCCAATTCAATACGCTCATGTGCTCCAGTTGCTCCGAGAAAGCCTTTAATACTTCTCTCCCAGTCTAATACAAAAGTAGGGTATTTAGAGTAAAGATTTACCTTTCTATCTCCGTTCATATAATAATACTGACCAGGAGTCCAAGCCAATCTTATCCTTGGTGCCACACTAACATATCTACCACTAAATTTTTCTCCTAGGTTAATAGAATCTAGCACACCTTTGGCAGCACTAGTACGCTTATTAGCAGAAAGCCCAAAGTCAATATTAAGACCATTAACAACCTCCCAGGTATTCATAAAATCTACATATAGATTTTTGAAGTAGTTTAATTCATATTTCTCAAACTGAATAGTATCTGTTTCATTCTTTAAGTCTTCTAAAACTTCACTACTATATATTCGGTTACCATTCCCAACATTCAATTGGAACCCAACTCTTTTTTTAGGCCAATACATAAAATCAGAATAGGCTTTCCAGTAAAATTCTTTTCTTTTAAAGTTATAACCAATAGTCGGCCGTACCCTCAGCAATCTATCATTACTAAAAACTCTACTGTATTTTATTTTATGTTTATAGGTAAAGCCATCACTACCACTGTAGCTTAAAAGGAATGGGTTTAGTAATGGGGAAAATTTTACCGTACCAACATCGTATAAATCCAAAGTATAATCACTTATCAAGAAATCCCCAACCTCACCCCAAAATGCTGCGGATTTTTTCTTCTTTGTATCTACAACCTTCATAGTTGTATCTTTATCTGCTTCAAATTCATCATATAAGACTTCTTCATCTTTTGTCAAAGGTAGCATTCTATATTCGGAGAAGTCATCTTCCTTTTTCTCAACCTTAGTAGTATCTTTAAATTGGAATGTGTACAATTGGGTTAAATCATATTTATTCTTTTTTTGGGGAGGAATGATATCTTTTGTTTTCTTAATTTCTATATCATCATACTTCATTACCGCATCATAAGTACCCACCACCTTGTTCCACATAAATCGCAATGTAGCGTCTATATGATAATCAAGAGGGAGAAACTCATCGGAATTTCCAACCTCACCTAATCTAATATAACAAGTTGCACTTAAGTACTCAGAACGTCCAAAGAATTCTAATTCACGAATACTCCATACCTTATCACTAACAATCAGATAACCTCTTACTAATTGATAGCTTTTACTCTTGGGTATAAATCTTATTGTAAATTCTAAATGTCCGCCCACACCTCTATCAACTCTTTCCAACTTATACTTATAGTATTTCTTGGCCTCTTTATTTATTGGCGATATTAGTTTTTCTTTTAATAATGCTGGAGAATAAACATTTATATTAAAATATCTCAAGATATTAGCACTAGCGCCTTTTAGTCGAGGTGTAGTTCCTGTAATAGCCTTTACTCTTTGATCATAGATGTCAGGGGCAGTATAGTGCAGATCACTATATGTTTCTAATATATATTTACGCACATTACCACGAGGTCTGAACATAGCAGGTAAATATCGTAACAATAAGTTTTTTCTTACAACATCAATCTTTGTCTTTACATATAAATCAGCATCATACTCACTGATAGCTGTTTCATAAAATGGAGCATAAAAGGATACGTTGTTCATTATAGAGTCAACGCAATAGGGTGTAATATCTAGTGAAGGGACATCTCTCATACTCTTATTCTGGGCTAATAGCTCTCCCACGAATAACAGTAATACAAGCAAACAATATGTCCGTTTTACAAAAGACTTCTTCATATTATAACAAATATAGCTATTTTCTAAAATATAAACATTTATACATAGGGTTTATTTAGGACTAAATACTTATACAGATTTCAACCATTTTCACATTACATCTATTTTTTAGGAGTATAATTCATTTAATTACATTATTTTTGTCAACAACCCCTTAATATAACATACCAAAATGTCAAAATTACGTTTTTTTGCCTTACAAGAGACAGTTAATAGACAACCCCTTTCTATAACTCCACCTTCTAATAAACTTTCTGATTACTATGCAAGCCATGTTTTTGATCAGAAAAAAATGCAAGAATACTTACCTAGAGAAGCCTTTAATGAATTTACTAAAGCTCTAGATAAAGGAACACCTATCACGAGAGAACTTGCAAACCTAATAGCAAATGGGATGAAAAGTTGGGCAAAGACTTTACATGTAACTCATTATACTCATTGGTTTCAGCCTCTTACTGATGGAACAGCTGAGAAGCACGATGGGTTTATAGAACTGAAAGAAGAATTTGATGCAATCGAACATTTCTCAGGAAAATTACTAATTCAACAAGAGCCAGATGCATCTTCTTTTCCAAGCGGGGGAATAAGAAACACTTTTGAAGCAAGGGGTTATACAGCTTGGGATACAAGTTCCCCTGCCTTTGTAGTAGATACTACACTTTGTATTCCTACTATATTTATCTCCTACACAGGAGAAGCTCTTGATTATAAGACCCCTCTGCTAAAAGCTCTCTCTGCTGTTGACAAAGCCTCAACGAAACTATGTAAGCTTTTTGATCGGAACATCACGAAGGTACTTACTAACTTAGGCTGGGAACAAGAGTTCTTTTTAGTTGATATCGCATTGTATAATGCTCGTCCAGACTTATACCTCACAGGCAGAACACTTATGGGACACTCTTCTGCTAAAGATCAGCAATTGGACGACCACTATTTTGGTTCTATTCCACCTAGGGTCAATGCTTTCTTGAAAGAAATAGAAATAGAGTGTCACAAACTAGGAATTCCTATAAAAACAAGACATAATGAAGTAGCACCTAATCAGTTTGAACTTGCGCCTATTTTTGAAAATGCCAATTTAGCCAACGATCATAATCAACAAGTTATGGATCTCATGAAAAGAGTAGCTCAAAAACATCGTTTTGCTGTACTCTTTCATGAAAAACCTTATAAAGGAATTAATGGATCAGGAAAACACAATAACTGGTCATTATGCACTGATACGGGCATTAATCTGTTTGCTCCTGGTAAAAACCCAAAGGGTAACTTACTATTTCTCACCTTTCTTGTAAATGCTCTTATGATGGTTTATAAAAACCAAGATTTACTGAGAGCATCCATCGTCAGTGCAGGAAATAGCCATCGCCTAGGAGCAAACGAAGCTCCACCTGCTATCCTTTCTATTTTCCTCGGAGATGAACTTTCTCTAACACTTGATTCAATCGTTGAACAAGTGGGTGATAAAAGGATGACTCCTGAAGAAAAAACAACATTAAAACTAGGTATAGGTAGAATTCCCGAGATTTTACTAGACACAACAGATCGGAACAGAACATCTCCTTTTGCCTTTACAGGAAATAGATTTGAGTTTAGAGCTGCCGGTTCTTCATCAAATAGTGCCGCATCTATGATCGTAATTAATGCAGCTATGGCTTCTCAACTTAATCAATTTAGAGAAGAATTAGAAGGGCTAATAGATAAAGGTATGGGTAGAGATGAAGCACTTTTTAAGCTGCTCAAAAAATACATTTTAGAATCAAAATCTATTCGATTTGAAGGAGATGGATATTCTAAAGCATGGGAAGAAGAAGCAAAAAGAAGAGGATTAAGTAATATATCCCATGTTCCTGAAGCTTTAACCTATTACGTAAAAGATCAAGCTAAAAAAGTATTTATATCAGAAAATATATTCTCTCAGCATGAGCTTTATAGCAGACTAGAGGTAGAGCTAGAAAAGTTTACTAAAAAAATTCAAATTGAAAGTAGAGTTTTGGGTGACTTAGCAATAAATCATATAGTACCTATTGCGGTAAGCTATCAAAATAGATTATTAAAAAATCTAATGGGACTTAAAACTATTTTTGAAGAGGAAGAATATCATATCTTGAGTGAAGACAGAGTAGAGCTAGTTCGAGAAATATCATATCGTGTTACCTCTATAAAAAAGTTAGTGAAAGAAATGATTGAGGCTAGAAAGGTGGCCAACAAAATGGAATGTTATACAGAAAAGGCTTATGCATATGAAAATACAGTGAGGCCATTTCTTGAAAATATAAGAGACCACATAGACCATCTAGAAATGGAAGTGGATGATGAAATATGGCCTTTACCTAAATATAGAGAGCTCCTTTTTGCTAGATAAACAGCAAATTAAGTCATATTACATTATTTGATAGTTTATATACCTTTATACTTAATTTATTTTTATATTTGTGCTATATAACATACTTTAGAAACACTCATGGGTAAAAAGAACTTATCAAATATCGAGATTTCGGAATATTTATCCGATATGTGGGCTCCATTAAATGAAGACCAGAGGAAGTTTCTTTCTAATAATTATATACTTCAAAATTACAAGAAAAATGAAATTATATATGATGAGGAAGAAACACCCAAATACCTTATGTGTTTGCTAAGTGGGAAAGTGAAAATTTACAAAGATGGTGTTGGCGGACGTAGTCAGATTATTCGTATGATTAAACCAGTTGAATATTTTGGCTATAGAGCTTATTTTGCTAATGAAGATTATGTTACAGCTGCTGCTGCCTTCGAACCATCTATTCTTTGCTTAATTCCATTAGAAGTAATGACTAAGCTCGTTTCTGAAAATTGCGAGTTAGCCATGTTCTTCATCAAACAACTATCTATTGATTTAGGTATTGCTGATGAAAGAACTGTAAACTTGACGCAAAAACACATTAGAGGTAGATTAGCTGAATCTCTCTTATTCCTAAAAGAAAGTTATGGACTAGAAGAAGATGGTTATACATTAAGTATATATCTTTCACGTGAAGATTTGGCAAACTTATCAAATATGACTACTTCTAATGCTATTAGAACTTTGTCAAACTTTGCATCTGAAAGAATCATTGCAATTGATGGTCGAAAAATAAAGATTATTGATGTAGAAAAACTCACAAAGATAAGTCAGATAGGATAAACTCATATCACTATCGCTAAATAGATAACAAAATAGGCTGCTTAACATTAGGCAGCCTATTTTATTTCTACTTTATCGAACAACAATAAAATCAATAAAGTTGCCCTTATTTATACCTCAAACTATTATCGAAGTAGCACTTTTGGGCATAAGAATGAATATATCATAACACCGACATGACAACAACATATCGGTGTCATCGTATCATCATGTCGGTGTCATGATAACAATAGGATACCGATATAATAGCCTTTTTGACACTTCATAAAGCTAATTACATTGATATACTAGAATGTTTGTCTAAATTCACAACCTTCTTTCCACTGAGAACAACCAAAGGCTTTATTACCCTTTATCAACACTCCCCTACCACATAAAGGACAAGGATCTCCTTCTTTTAAGGGGTGTCTACGATCTGTAATATCATTTTTTACGGTTGAAACTATATCAGAAACCATCTCTTTCAACTCATCAATGAAAGTAGAAGCATTATAACTTTGATCTTCAATCTCTCTCAACTTCTTTTCCCAAATTCCTGTAAGTTCAGCAGATTTAAGAAGTTCTTCATGAATAATACGTATCAACTCCTTACCTGTCTCTGTTGGGACTAAGTTTTTTCTTTCTTTGCGAATATAATTCCTCTTAAATAAAGTTTCAATTATAGCTGCACGTGTT is part of the Bacteroides coprosuis DSM 18011 genome and harbors:
- a CDS encoding MazG family protein (COGs: COG3956 Protein containing tetrapyrrole methyltransferase domain and MazG-like (predicted pyrophosphatase) domain~InterPro IPR011551:IPR004518~KEGG: bfs:BF0964 nucleoside triphosphate pyrophosphohydrolase~PFAM: NTP pyrophosphohydrolase MazG, putative catalytic core~SPTR: Putative uncharacterized protein;~TIGRFAM: NTP pyrophosphohydrolase MazG, bacterial~IMG reference gene:2504108148~PFAM: MazG nucleotide pyrophosphohydrolase domain~TIGRFAM: MazG family protein) — translated: MHTREEKLEAFGRFLDVLDELREKCPWDRKQTNESLRPNTIEETYELCDALMRNDQEDICKELGDVLLHIGFYAKIGSEKEQFDIKDVCDKLCEKLIFRHPHVFGTTQVHGSDEVESNWEELKLKEKGGNKRVLSGVPDALPALIKAYRIQDKARNIGFDWEVKEQVWDKVKEEFNELQVEIQHMDKAEAEKEFGDLFFSIINAARKYGINPENALELTNQKFIRRFNYLEDHTLKEGLNLHEMSLSEMDKIWDEAKSKGL
- a CDS encoding hypothetical protein (KEGG: spu:581666 hypothetical LOC581666~IMG reference gene:2504108149), whose product is MYFPDIFIRSVKSLQAVLRYSVFFDTDMRMTCRCQSNVLSVLRSYFDLFKVFSNLLLDSMLYRKMHRK
- a CDS encoding Fumarate hydratase class II (COGs: COG0114 Fumarase~HAMAP: Fumarate hydratase, class II~InterPro IPR005677:IPR022761:IPR018951~KEGG: pmu:PM0823 fumarate hydratase~PFAM: Lyase 1, N-terminal; Fumarase C, C-terminal~PRIAM: Fumarate hydratase~SPTR: Fumarate hydratase;~TIGRFAM: Fumarate hydratase, class II~IMG reference gene:2504108150~PFAM: Fumarase C C-terminus; Lyase~TIGRFAM: fumarate hydratase, class II) translates to MKYRIEKDTMGEVKVPADKYWGAQTERSRNNFKIGPSGSMPKEIIYAFAYLKKAAAYANCDLGVLPTEKRDLIAKVCDEILEGKLDDQFPLVIWQTGSGTQSNMNVNEVISKRASILAGHSIDEKSLIHPNDDVNKSQSSNDTYPTALNIAAYKKIIEKTLVGASALQDALDKKAKAYKDIVKIGRTHLQDATPLTLGQEFSGYAMQVCNAIKAIEVTLPHLSQLALGGTAVGTGLNAPKGYDVKVAEYISKFTGIPFITAPNKFEALAANDAVVGTHGALNQLAVALFKIAQDIRMLGSGPRSGIGELHLPENEPGSSIMPGKVNPTQNEALTMVCAQVMGNQTTITFAGANGNYELNVFKPVIAANFLQSAELLGDACISFTEHCVTGIEPNLNRIKELVNNSLMLVTALNTHIGYEKSAQIAKTAHKNGTTLREEAISSGFLTAEEFDKWVKPENMVGNLK
- a CDS encoding hypothetical protein (KEGG: bfs:BF0963 hypothetical protein~SPTR: Putative uncharacterized protein;~IMG reference gene:2504108151) — encoded protein: MKKYIACFIIVLSSFTVLKANAVCPQRLSPQEFNKKQQEYITEQAGLTTVESSAFFKLFFELQSKKRENGKEINRLMKSAKNGLTEKEYDETLTKIYLLRKENAELELEYYKKYKDIISNQKIYDVMKAEAKFHREIIRGMHQRGRGGKNRNSN
- a CDS encoding hypothetical protein (KEGG: bth:BT_4348 hypothetical protein~SPTR: Putative uncharacterized protein;~IMG reference gene:2504108152) — encoded protein: MKKIDDLKSKDTFRVPEDYFDSLTDNIMSQLPKKELIEQELPSVTRWDKLKPLVYLAAVFIGAALIIRVMMPQKEKMIDLATNYNIEDVSDEFIQETVDGALFDDYSLHVYLTNYSE